The genomic window GAGGGAAGCAGGTTTCCCTTGGCCCCGAAGCGGGGCTGACAGGACTGGCGTTCTCTCGGGCCCTCCCCCTCCATTTTGGCGGAGGGGAATCGCCGCTTTCCCCACACTCTGTTCTGTGCCCCTGTCGGGGCGGCGGGCGGAGCTAGCGGTCGGGGACCTCAGCGGCAGCCCCTCCCCCGCGCTCCCCTCGTGGCATCGCTCAGCGGCGCGCTCCGGTCTCTGGTCACCGCCTCGTCCCCTGCCCCCAGGTGGCTCGGGGTCGGGCTCGGGCGGCGGGCGGCCGCCTGCAAAGAGCCGCCCGCCGCGCTGCACACGCGCCCCTTTCTGCGGAGGAGGCGGCGGCCAGTGCCAGTGATGTACTGCCCTCCCACGGCCCTAGCCCTCTACATCACCCGGCCCCGCGCCCCCCTGGCCCCAGGCAGAGGTGCACCAGGGCTTGATCCCCCCGGCTGGGGACTGGCTCGTGCTGGAGACGCAGGGTCAGTGCCCTGATCCCCAGGACAGACGAGGGGGCGTGGCACCCTCCCACGGTGCCAAGGCAGCAGCGATCTGGAGAGGAGATTTGGACATATTTGGAGGGGGCACCCGATCTTTCGTGCGGTATCCCCCTTGCCACTGCAGCACCATAGGGGAGCCCGCAGACACGCTCTGTGCCGGGAAGGGAGCTGGCAGGGCGGGGGGAGCCTTGTCTGTCGCACCTTCCAGTGCACACTGGGCAGCAGTGCCCAGACACCCGTGCAAGGGGCAcgatgtgtgtatgggggggggatTAACCCCTCTTTCCAGAGCGACACGCCTGAGGGCGCCTCCTCTTTCCGCAAGCCCCAAACGCTGCAACCCCTTCGCTGTACCCCTCCCCCCTACATTCTCTGGGACGCAGCCTGCAGCCATGCACACGCACCGCGCCCTATAGCGATGATCTagggctcctgccccctcccgAACCCCTGTATTTTAATATAGGTACAAGCAGCGCCTGAGGGGAGGGTGGGGCAGAACTCTAACCACCCCGGACCCAAACTGGGTGACGCCGCTCAACCGCCCGGTGGGGTCCTTCTAGGAGCGGGGTCCCTGCCGCGGAGACCCCGGCTTCTCAGAATCTCGGCCCCTCCATATCGGGCGGGGACCCCCCTGGAAGCGTCTTTCTTGCTCCGTGCTGCTGCAGCCGACCACGTGAGGGCGTCCAGTGTGTTAGTTACAACAAATTATCCCCAGGACAGCAAAGCCGCCGTGGACCCCCGGCACCCGCAGAGGGGACCCAGCCCAAGACCCCCCTCTTCGCTACCCGGCCTCTGGGATTGTGCGGCCGGATAAGTCCGCCTGGGAGGCTCAGACCCCCCTATTCGAGGCGCCCCCCTCCTCTGTCTCGCCGCAGCATAGGGTGTGCTGTTTAAATCGCTTCTCTGGGACCTTTCTCGGGCCCAGAGAGCCCCGGCTGCAGGGCAGTGGGGTCAGGCACCGTCAGGAGCAGGGTTTTGGGGGGCCGCCTCAGCACTGGGGTGTCGGACCTGGGAGCAAGAGCCCCGCAAAGGGGCTCCAAGAAGCACaagttggagctggccctggcccaggCTGTTGTTGTTCTCAACGTGGTCCGCCCATTGTGCATATAAAGGGTTGCCTCGGAGCCCGCCCAGGCAGGCAGGCGGATTGCATCTCTGAGAACAGAGCTTCCCCTGACGCCGGCGCCCGCAAGCCAGCCCGGgacagccccagctctgtgcaccgGTTTGCCGCGGCATCGATCGGCCTCTTTCCCCTGCAGTGTGCGCAGTCCCGGCCAGCATGTCGGTGGAGTTGGAAGAAGCCGACCTGCCTCTGACTGAGGCGGAGGAAGCGCCCCTAGCCCCGGAGAAGAAAGGGGGCGCCAAAAAAGCTAAGGGCGGGGGCTCGTCCCTGTCTCCctccaaaaagaagaaaaacaacaagaagaagaacCAGCCGGGCAAGTACAGCCAGCTGGTGGTGGAGACGATCCGGAAGCTGGGCGAGCGCAACGGCTCCTCGCTAGCCAAGATCTACAATGAGGCCAAGAAGGTGTCCTGGTTCGACCAGCAGAACGGGCGGACCTACCTGAAATACTCCATCAAGGCGCTGGTGCAGAACGACACCCTGCTCCAGGTCAAGGGCACCGGCGCCAACGGCTCCTTCAAGCTCAACAGGAAGAAGCTGGAAGGGGGCAGCGAGGGGAGCGCTGGCAGCAGCGCCCCGAAGTCCCACAAGAAGGCTGCAGCCTCCACCTCCCGGCGGGCGGACAAGAAACCGGCCTCCAAGAGCAAGAAGCCCGAGAAGAAATCGCACAAGAAAGGAGCCAGCGCCGCAGCCGCCAGGAAAGACAAGGGCAAAGCCAAGAAGGCGACCAAGAAAGCCGCCTCCCCGGGGGGCAAAAAGGTCAAGAAGTCTGCAAAGCCCAAGGCGCTGAAGAGCAGGAAGGcatgagggggggagggggcagggcgccCCCATCGCCCCACCACGCTGGGGCGGGGAGAGAGAACatttccccacccttccccccactccagctccccaGGGCTTGGAGCCCTAAGACAGACTCTGCTCTGAGGACAGACCCAGGTTATCCGCGTTGTATTTGTATTGCTGGCCTCGCTCTGTAGCCGTCGCCGCGGGCAGGGAAATGGGGGTTAGGGCTGCCCCAGCCTCGCGGCCCATCGCTCTTGTTTTCTTACTTGGCAGCCCCCGAGCCCCACCCGTGAAGGTTTCTGTCCGCCCCCGCCGCAGCCCCAGATTTACAGGGCTAGGGCCCGCCCCCCGCCTAGTTTCCATAGTAGCTATTTTTCATAAGCCTCTTCGCTTCTAttttccctgctccacccccggTAGGGAGCGATGCCACGTGGGTCCCACAGGTCCCGGCGCTGGTTCGCTGTAGCGGGGGATGGGGTGGGTTTTTGGCCTACTTTAGAATTTTTCGAACAGTGGCCACGCCCTCTATTGGTTCTCGCCCTGGCGCCATGGAAACGGCCAGTTCGGCGCCAGTTCGTGCTGATGGCGCCTGGGTACCTCTTAAAGGGCACCTCCCCCAGTTCGGTGAGCCGCGGCACGGCAGGCGGGCAGTGCCTGGGGGCTGTGTGCGGGACCGCTCGTCGTTAGCAGCAGCGGGGCTGCCGCAGCCTTGCGAGTCTTGTACCCCTACTGCGGGGTGACGCTGGTTGTGCGCGTCCTGGGGGGGCGGCGGCCCTGCCCATTGCGGCCCCTCCGCCGCCGGAACGCTTGTACCACGTGTTCAGGGTTCAGAGTCAATggccttttttgttgttggtcAATAAATTGTTTAAACCTTTGACTCGTTTTCTCCGTGTGCGCGGGGGGATGGGCTCGGGGAGCGGACCGGCGCttagcggggcggggcggggagaaGAATGGGAGCGGATGGTGGACCGGCGCTTGGGGGGTGGGTAACGGACTCGGGGAGTGGACAGGCGCTTTCCTGGGGCGCGGGGGAATGGGCTCGGAGCGGACCGGCGCTTAGCGGGGGGATGGGCTCGGAGCGGACCGGCGCTTAGCGGGGGGATGGGCTCGGGGAGAGTTGGCGGGGCGGGTCGCTGCGCTTGGCGCGCCCCAGCGGAGACGGtcggtgaggggtggggagaaagcGGCTGCGTGTTCGGGGGCAGCAGCCTCGGGCGGGGGGCTTTGGGCCATGCCCCTCCCTATGTTCTGTCCCTGCGCGGaagggggggctggggctgtgtgtgtcGCGGCGCAGGTTCGACCTTTCCCCATCTCCTGCCCCCGTCTCCCGGGGGGCgagcttctcccccccaccccgccttaTGCTTGAGTGTCCCGTCCCGGCTAGCTCGAGGCTGGTGGGAACCGGTTTAAACCTCTGCCGAGCCAGCGTGGCGGGGACTGGCGCATCAAAGCGGCTCCGGGCTAGAGCGACAGCGGGGCCATTTCTTCCCCTGGGTCTGGTCCTCTCCCCTCATCTCCCGCCCAGGACCGAGCCACCCATTCTGATAGAAACCGGTGACCCTGCCCTAGCCCCCTGCCGTGTCCAGCTGGGGAGCTGCTGCCT from Gopherus flavomarginatus isolate rGopFla2 chromosome 6, rGopFla2.mat.asm, whole genome shotgun sequence includes these protein-coding regions:
- the LOC127053580 gene encoding histone H1.10, with translation MSVELEEADLPLTEAEEAPLAPEKKGGAKKAKGGGSSLSPSKKKKNNKKKNQPGKYSQLVVETIRKLGERNGSSLAKIYNEAKKVSWFDQQNGRTYLKYSIKALVQNDTLLQVKGTGANGSFKLNRKKLEGGSEGSAGSSAPKSHKKAAASTSRRADKKPASKSKKPEKKSHKKGASAAAARKDKGKAKKATKKAASPGGKKVKKSAKPKALKSRKA